The Oryctolagus cuniculus chromosome 5, mOryCun1.1, whole genome shotgun sequence genome includes a region encoding these proteins:
- the LOC138849850 gene encoding histone H2B type 1-C/E/F/G/I: MPEPAKSAPAPKKGSKKAVTKAQKKDGKKRKRSRKESYSVYVYKVLKQVHPDTGISSKAMGIMNSFVNDIFERIAGEASRLAHYNKRSTITSREIQTAVRLLLPGELAKHAVSEGTKAVTKYTSSK; this comes from the coding sequence ATGCCCGAGCCCGCGAAGTCTGCGCCGGCCCCGAAGAAGGGCTCCAAGAAGGCGGTGACCAAGGCGCAGAAGAAGGACGGCAAGAAGCGCAAGCGCAGCCGCAAGGAGAGCTACTCGGTCTACGTGTACAAGGTGCTCAAGCAGGTGCACCCCGACACCGGCATCTCGTCCAAGGCCATGGGCATCATGAACTCGTTCGTCAACGACATCTTCGAGCGCATCGCCGGCGAGGCGTCGCGCCTGGCGCACTACAACAAGCGCTCGACCATCACGTCGCGCGAGATCCAGACGGCCGTGCGCCTGCTGCTGCCCGGCGAGCTGGCCAAGCACGCCGTGTCCGAGGGCACCAAGGCCGTCACCAAGTACACCAGCTCCAAGTAG
- the LOC100347535 gene encoding histone H2A type 1, which translates to MSGRGKQGGKARAKAKTRSSRAGLQFPVGRVHRLLRKGNYAERVGAGAPVYLAAVLEYLTAEILELAGNAARDNKKTRIIPRHLQLAIRNDEELNKLLGKVTIAQGGVLPNIQAVLLPKKTESHHKAKGK; encoded by the coding sequence ATGTCTGGACGCGGCAAGCAGGGCGGCAAGGCGCGCGCCAAGGCCAAGACGCGCTCGTCGCGGGCCGGGCTGCAGTTCCCCGTGGGCCGCGTGCACCGGCTGCTGCGCAAGGGCAACTACGCCGAGCGCGTGGGCGCCGGCGCGCCCGTGTACCTGGCGGCCGTGCTCGAGTACCTCACGGCCGAGATCCTGGAGCTGGCGGGCAACGCGGCGCGCGACAACAAGAAGACGCGCATCATCCCGCGCCACCTGCAGCTGGCCATCCGCAACGACGAGGAGCTCAACAAGCTGCTGGGCAAGGTCACCATCGCGCAGGGCGGCGTGCTGCCCAACATCCAGGCCGTGCTGCTGCCCAAGAAGACCGAGAGCCACCACAAGGCCAAGGGCAAGTGA
- the LOC138849849 gene encoding histone H3.1, which yields MARTKQTARKSTGGKAPRKQLATKAARKSAPATGGVKKPHRYRPGTVALREIRRYQKSTELLIRKLPFQRLVREIAQDFKTDLRFQSSAVMALQEACEAYLVGLFEDTNLCAIHAKRVTIMPKDIQLARRIRGERA from the coding sequence ATGGCCCGCACGAAGCAGACGGCGCGCAAGTCGACGGGCGGCAAGGCGCCGCGCAAGCAGCTGGCCACCAAGGCGGCCCGCAAGAGCGCCCCGGCCACGGGCGGCGTCAAGAAGCCGCACCGCTACCGGCCCGGCACGGTGGCGCTGCGCGAGATCCGGCGCTACCAGAAGTCCACCGAGCTGCTCATCCGCAAGCTGCCCTTCCAGCGCCTGGTGCGCGAGATCGCGCAGGACTTCAAGACGGACCTGCGCTTCCAGAGCTCGGCCGTCATGGCGCTGCAGGAGGCCTGCGAGGCCTACCTCGTCGGCCTCTTCGAGGACACCAACCTCTGCGCCATCCACGCCAAGCGCGTCACCATCATGCCCAAGGACATCCAGCTGGCGCGCCGCATCCGCGGGGAGCGGGCCTGA
- the LOC100347019 gene encoding histone H2A type 1-H → MSGRGKQGGKARAKAKTRSSRAGLQFPVGRVHRLLRKGNYAERVGAGAPVYLAAVLEYLTAEILELAGNAARDNKKTRIIPRHLQLAIRNDEELNKLLGKVTIAQGGVLPNIQAVLLPKKTESHHKAK, encoded by the coding sequence ATGTCTGGACGCGGCAAGCAGGGCGGCAAGGCGCGCGCCAAGGCCAAGACGCGCTCGTCGCGGGCCGGGCTGCAGTTCCCCGTGGGCCGCGTGCACCGGCTGCTGCGCAAGGGCAACTACGCCGAGCGCGTGGGCGCCGGCGCGCCCGTGTACCTGGCGGCCGTGCTCGAGTACCTGACGGCCGAGATCCTGGAGCTGGCGGGCAACGCGGCGCGCGACAACAAGAAGACGCGCATCATCCCGCGCCACCTGCAGCTGGCCATCCGCAACGACGAGGAGCTCAACAAGCTGCTGGGCAAGGTCACCATCGCGCAGGGCGGCGTGCTGCCCAACATCCAGGCCGTGCTGCTGCCCAAGAAGACCGAGAGCCACCACAAGGCCAAGTGA